In a single window of the Alphaproteobacteria bacterium LSUCC0684 genome:
- a CDS encoding polyprenyl synthetase family protein, whose protein sequence is MTDAAMREVNTIIVDRMQSEIELIPTLAGHLVASGGKRMRPMLTLAGAMMAGGKTDLAAKLAAAVEFIHTATLLHDDVIDASDLRRGKATANAIWGNEASVLVGDFLFARAFELMVETGNIEVLGKLAAASARITEGEISQMLIAGKPDTPVENYLTVIIGKTAELFAAAAETGAMVAGGDSGLAGIMRQYGMELGIAFQIADDALDYQADQSALGKTVGDDFAEGKTTLPVMIAYADGTAEEKKFWQRTIGEGRIEDGDLAEAQRLLLRHDAIGRALTHARTHAESAARQLETLPGSDIRDALIEAASFAASRAA, encoded by the coding sequence ATGACCGACGCTGCCATGCGTGAGGTCAATACCATCATTGTTGACCGTATGCAGAGCGAGATTGAGCTGATACCCACCCTTGCCGGGCATCTTGTGGCGTCGGGGGGAAAGCGCATGCGGCCGATGCTGACTCTTGCCGGGGCGATGATGGCAGGCGGGAAAACCGATCTTGCAGCGAAACTTGCGGCGGCGGTCGAGTTTATCCACACCGCCACCTTGCTTCATGATGACGTGATCGATGCATCGGATCTCCGCCGTGGCAAGGCAACGGCGAACGCGATCTGGGGGAATGAGGCAAGCGTGCTGGTGGGAGATTTTCTCTTTGCACGAGCCTTTGAGTTGATGGTCGAAACCGGAAATATTGAAGTGCTGGGGAAACTGGCTGCGGCTTCGGCCCGGATCACCGAAGGCGAGATCAGCCAGATGCTGATTGCCGGAAAACCGGATACGCCGGTGGAAAATTACCTGACGGTGATCATCGGCAAGACCGCCGAGCTTTTCGCGGCGGCGGCAGAAACAGGCGCCATGGTTGCGGGGGGAGATTCCGGGCTTGCCGGCATCATGCGGCAATACGGGATGGAACTGGGCATTGCGTTTCAGATCGCCGATGATGCGCTGGACTATCAGGCCGATCAGTCCGCGCTTGGCAAGACGGTGGGAGATGATTTTGCCGAAGGCAAGACAACGCTGCCGGTGATGATCGCCTATGCCGACGGCACGGCAGAGGAAAAAAAGTTCTGGCAACGCACCATCGGCGAAGGCCGGATCGAGGATGGTGATCTGGCCGAGGCCCAGCGTCTGCTATTGCGCCATGATGCGATCGGGCGGGCGCTAACCCATGCCCGCACCCATGCCGAAAGCGCGGCAAGGCAACTTGAAACCCTGCCCGGATCAGATATCAGGGATGCGCTGATAGAGGCGGCCAGTTTCGCGGCTTCACGCGCCGCCTGA
- a CDS encoding DUF2007 domain-containing protein encodes MKDILTLTDPVRISFIEALLKDAGIAYAIRDGHMADLLGMQNGLFPRRLAVDEDDARQAERVLRGADQWYDD; translated from the coding sequence ATGAAGGATATTCTGACCCTCACTGATCCCGTGCGGATCTCATTCATCGAGGCATTGCTCAAGGATGCCGGTATTGCCTATGCTATTCGTGATGGTCATATGGCCGATCTCCTCGGTATGCAGAACGGTCTCTTTCCCCGTCGACTTGCTGTCGATGAAGATGATGCAAGACAGGCAGAACGTGTCCTGCGCGGGGCGGATCAGTGGTACGATGACTGA
- a CDS encoding tRNA1(Val) (adenine(37)-N6)-methyltransferase, with product MTEAKPRIEAISCKPDLLPADAMASTPLTRDSWYDGSLTLWQPRDGFRATTDAVLLAAAVDGAATHALELGAGGGAATLALARRCGEMRITAVERDPLMAGLLRRNIETNALTGRISALHADIFNDEAAYAWREQHDHVYFNPPYNDAASTLSGDERRKASMAAENLNGWIRAGIRALVPRGQITLVSRADRLPEILVALEVEKTGSIVLRMVHAEAHLPAIRILVRARKGIAGRLEILPPLVMREGAETLTGKMKAISHHRDEISMTAPGRQYRKPRLAPRPDKG from the coding sequence ATGACTGAAGCTAAACCCCGCATCGAGGCGATCTCATGCAAGCCTGACCTCTTGCCTGCTGACGCGATGGCCTCCACACCCTTGACCAGAGACAGCTGGTATGATGGCAGTCTCACCCTTTGGCAGCCGCGGGATGGGTTCCGGGCTACCACCGATGCCGTGCTCCTGGCTGCCGCTGTCGACGGTGCGGCCACCCATGCGCTTGAACTTGGTGCCGGTGGCGGGGCGGCGACACTCGCCCTCGCGCGGCGCTGCGGTGAGATGCGCATTACAGCCGTCGAACGTGACCCGCTGATGGCAGGATTGTTGCGGCGTAATATTGAAACCAATGCGCTCACCGGCCGGATTTCAGCTCTTCATGCCGATATCTTCAATGATGAAGCCGCATATGCCTGGCGTGAACAGCATGATCATGTCTATTTCAACCCCCCATACAACGATGCGGCCTCGACTCTTTCCGGGGATGAAAGGCGAAAGGCTTCCATGGCAGCGGAGAATCTTAATGGCTGGATCAGGGCGGGCATCAGGGCGCTGGTACCTCGAGGGCAGATAACTCTTGTCAGCCGGGCTGACCGGCTACCTGAAATTCTTGTGGCGCTTGAGGTTGAAAAAACAGGTTCCATCGTCCTCAGGATGGTGCATGCGGAGGCACATCTTCCGGCGATCCGGATACTCGTGCGGGCCCGTAAGGGGATTGCCGGACGACTTGAAATTCTGCCGCCGCTGGTCATGCGGGAAGGGGCAGAGACACTTACCGGCAAGATGAAGGCGATCAGTCATCACCGGGATGAGATTTCGATGACTGCGCCAGGCCGTCAATATCGCAAGCCACGGCTTGCGCCCCGGCCAGATAAAGGGTAG
- a CDS encoding S49 family peptidase gives MIRRIFSLFRKSRPVVPVIRLQGMIAASSGLRRGLSMAALAPIIDKAFDQKSIAAVALVINSPGGSPVQSSLIYDRIRHLARKKDVPVLSFVEDVAASGGYWLACAGDEIYVNGASVVGSIGVVSAGFGFDEAIGRIGISRRVYTSGTRKGMLDPFQPEQEDDIIHLRELQKDIHDQFIAMVKHRRGSRLNEDEELLFSGAFWTGRKGIALGLADREGELRQVLEERFGKQVDIRLMQPKRGLFGMSSGNPGVGISGNLADAGVEALHHALIEKLERSRFGL, from the coding sequence ATGATCAGGCGTATCTTTTCACTTTTTCGAAAATCAAGACCCGTTGTTCCCGTGATCCGTTTGCAGGGCATGATCGCTGCATCTTCCGGGTTGAGGCGCGGGCTCAGCATGGCAGCTCTTGCCCCCATTATCGACAAGGCCTTTGATCAAAAGAGCATTGCCGCAGTGGCGCTGGTAATCAATTCACCAGGCGGATCACCGGTGCAGTCATCACTTATTTATGACCGGATAAGGCACCTTGCTCGCAAGAAGGATGTTCCGGTGCTGAGTTTCGTTGAAGATGTCGCGGCATCAGGAGGATACTGGCTGGCATGTGCCGGGGATGAGATTTATGTCAACGGAGCTTCGGTTGTGGGATCAATCGGTGTAGTTTCGGCTGGTTTCGGGTTTGATGAAGCTATTGGGCGTATCGGGATCAGCCGCCGGGTCTATACTTCTGGCACCCGCAAGGGCATGCTTGATCCTTTTCAGCCAGAACAGGAAGACGATATCATCCACCTGCGTGAGTTGCAGAAGGATATTCATGATCAGTTCATTGCCATGGTAAAGCATCGCCGCGGCTCCAGGTTAAATGAAGATGAAGAATTGCTTTTCTCAGGCGCTTTCTGGACTGGCCGCAAGGGGATTGCTCTCGGCCTCGCGGATAGGGAAGGCGAGTTAAGGCAAGTGCTCGAAGAACGGTTCGGCAAGCAGGTAGATATCCGTCTGATGCAACCAAAGCGGGGTCTTTTTGGGATGTCCTCCGGTAATCCCGGGGTTGGGATTTCAGGCAATCTTGCTGATGCAGGTGTGGAAGCTCTTCACCATGCGCTGATCGAAAAACTGGAACGCAGCCGGTTCGGGTTATAG
- a CDS encoding glycine--tRNA ligase subunit alpha: MMINKSTSFQHIILTLQRYWADQGCVILQPYDMEVGAGTFHPATTLRSLGPDDVWRAAYVQPSRRPADGRYGENPNRLQHYYQFQVIMKPSPANSQDLYLGSLKAIGLDPLAHDIRFVEDDWESPTLGAAGLGWEVWCDGMEVSQFTYFQQVGGIECSPVPVELTYGLERLVMFIQGVDNVYDLDWDGVPKDQGGKVYRDIFHAAEIQYSHHNFERADTEMLMQHFLDAEAECASLLNSENPLPLPAYDQCMKASHLFNLLDARGVISVAERQGYIGRVRTLAKACCEAWVEAGERKEI; encoded by the coding sequence ATGATGATTAATAAAAGTACCAGTTTTCAGCACATAATTCTGACGCTCCAGCGCTACTGGGCTGATCAGGGTTGCGTCATTCTGCAACCTTATGACATGGAAGTTGGTGCAGGAACTTTTCATCCCGCAACAACCTTGCGCTCTCTTGGGCCTGATGATGTCTGGCGGGCGGCCTATGTTCAGCCGTCGCGGCGTCCGGCTGATGGTCGATATGGGGAAAATCCGAACCGTCTTCAGCACTACTATCAGTTTCAGGTGATCATGAAACCGTCACCGGCCAATAGCCAGGATCTTTATCTGGGCTCACTCAAGGCCATCGGGCTTGATCCTTTGGCCCATGATATCCGTTTTGTTGAAGATGATTGGGAAAGCCCGACCCTTGGGGCGGCCGGCCTTGGCTGGGAAGTTTGGTGCGATGGCATGGAAGTTTCCCAGTTTACCTATTTTCAGCAGGTGGGCGGGATCGAATGCAGCCCGGTCCCGGTGGAACTGACCTATGGGCTGGAACGGCTGGTCATGTTTATTCAGGGCGTGGATAATGTCTATGATCTGGATTGGGATGGCGTGCCAAAAGATCAGGGTGGCAAGGTGTACCGTGATATTTTTCACGCAGCGGAAATCCAGTATTCGCATCATAATTTTGAACGTGCCGATACCGAGATGCTGATGCAGCACTTCCTTGATGCTGAAGCGGAATGTGCGAGCCTGCTGAACAGCGAGAATCCTCTTCCGCTTCCAGCCTATGATCAGTGTATGAAAGCAAGCCATTTATTTAATCTTCTGGATGCACGCGGGGTGATTTCCGTTGCGGAAAGGCAAGGCTATATAGGCCGTGTCAGGACACTTGCAAAAGCTTGCTGCGAGGCCTGGGTTGAAGCTGGTGAAAGGAAAGAAATCTGA
- the glyS gene encoding glycine--tRNA ligase subunit beta — protein sequence MAELFLELFGEEIPARMQEAAERKLADAISGALADKGLGGSTPITWSGPRRLAVAINDVAEMQADLSEERRGPRTDAPDSAIEGFLKSAGISRDEAEIRSTPKGDFLFAVIERKGAASLDIIPELVATVLEEFSWPKSMRWGRSRARWVRPLSRITVLFDGAPVAGEFDLGGGLSIPFGDKTEGHRMLAPEEIKIRSGKSYAADLEKAFVIVDRKERIERIRQSIMKLAEKENLKWREDEGLLAEVAGLVEFPHLIMGQIGQDVMDLPTEVLIVAMRNHQKYFAFDQLDGAGLAPCFATVTNMSPDPVRDKVIRNGNERVLAARLSDARFFWNQDRQALLDQRLPQLDEITFFEGLGSMGRKAERLEKLASGIALQIGADKEIAGRAARLAKADLVSETVGEFPELQGVIGGYLAQFSVDKSIAETIGSAVRSQYKPEGPKDSLPETPEGMAVALADKIDTLVGFFSVGAVPTGSKDPYALRRAALGVIRIIVENRLDLPLGRVLITAAQQYDQESPDAALLPFLQERFRVWLRERGIGHDVVNALIRDNDARHDDLLHIFRLAETLAEFIAREEGEGLMAGYRRASNILAAEEKKDQQTYDGKVKEDLLKDEGEILLYQTIRAVLSKPNSSTDDNIDRMRALGGIRAPIDMFFEKVTVNDDDQAVRINRLNLLGCIRAAMQEIADFSKIEG from the coding sequence ATGGCAGAACTTTTCTTGGAGCTTTTTGGTGAAGAAATTCCGGCTCGAATGCAGGAAGCAGCAGAGCGCAAACTGGCTGATGCGATTTCAGGTGCTCTTGCGGATAAGGGGCTTGGCGGTAGCACACCGATAACATGGTCTGGCCCTCGTCGCCTTGCCGTTGCGATTAATGATGTTGCTGAGATGCAGGCCGACCTTAGCGAAGAGCGGCGTGGTCCTCGTACTGATGCCCCGGATTCGGCGATTGAGGGATTCCTTAAATCAGCGGGGATTTCACGTGATGAGGCTGAAATCCGCTCAACACCCAAGGGAGATTTTCTTTTTGCGGTAATTGAGCGAAAAGGTGCCGCAAGCCTGGATATTATTCCTGAATTGGTCGCCACTGTACTGGAAGAGTTTTCCTGGCCGAAAAGCATGCGATGGGGGCGAAGTCGGGCCCGCTGGGTGCGTCCCCTAAGCCGGATCACCGTCCTTTTTGATGGTGCGCCTGTTGCTGGTGAATTTGATCTTGGTGGAGGTCTTTCTATTCCCTTTGGTGATAAAACCGAAGGGCATCGGATGCTCGCGCCTGAAGAAATCAAGATCAGAAGCGGTAAAAGTTATGCCGCTGATCTTGAAAAGGCGTTCGTCATAGTAGACCGGAAGGAACGAATAGAACGTATCCGCCAGTCTATCATGAAGTTAGCCGAAAAAGAGAATCTTAAATGGCGTGAAGATGAAGGGCTTCTCGCCGAAGTTGCAGGACTGGTGGAGTTTCCGCACCTGATTATGGGCCAGATCGGTCAGGATGTCATGGATCTGCCTACTGAAGTGCTCATTGTCGCGATGCGAAATCACCAGAAGTATTTTGCCTTTGATCAGCTTGATGGCGCAGGGCTTGCGCCATGCTTTGCCACCGTGACCAATATGTCTCCTGATCCGGTGCGTGATAAGGTAATCCGGAATGGGAATGAAAGGGTGCTGGCGGCTCGCCTGTCGGATGCCCGGTTTTTCTGGAACCAAGATAGGCAGGCCCTTCTTGATCAACGCTTGCCCCAGCTGGACGAGATCACGTTTTTTGAAGGTCTTGGCAGCATGGGCCGGAAAGCCGAAAGACTGGAAAAACTTGCCTCCGGCATAGCCTTGCAAATCGGAGCAGATAAAGAGATTGCCGGCCGGGCAGCACGTCTTGCGAAGGCTGATCTTGTATCTGAAACGGTTGGTGAATTTCCGGAACTCCAGGGTGTTATCGGCGGGTATCTGGCGCAGTTTTCCGTCGATAAATCCATCGCAGAAACTATTGGTAGCGCGGTGCGGTCTCAATATAAACCCGAAGGCCCGAAAGACAGCCTGCCTGAAACTCCAGAAGGTATGGCCGTGGCTCTGGCGGACAAGATTGATACGCTGGTCGGATTTTTCAGTGTTGGTGCGGTGCCTACGGGTTCGAAGGATCCTTATGCCCTGCGCCGGGCGGCTCTTGGAGTTATCCGTATAATTGTTGAAAACAGGTTGGATCTGCCCCTTGGCAGGGTGCTGATCACGGCAGCACAACAATATGATCAGGAGTCACCTGATGCAGCATTACTGCCTTTTCTTCAGGAAAGGTTCCGGGTCTGGTTGCGGGAACGGGGTATCGGTCATGATGTTGTAAATGCATTGATCCGCGATAATGATGCTCGTCATGATGATCTGCTTCATATTTTCAGGCTGGCGGAAACGCTGGCAGAATTTATCGCCCGGGAGGAAGGGGAAGGCCTGATGGCCGGGTACCGCCGTGCCAGTAATATTCTTGCTGCTGAAGAAAAGAAGGATCAGCAAACCTATGACGGCAAAGTGAAGGAAGATCTTCTGAAAGATGAGGGGGAAATATTGCTTTATCAGACGATCCGCGCTGTTCTCAGCAAGCCTAATTCCTCCACCGATGACAATATCGACCGGATGCGGGCGCTGGGAGGCATACGAGCACCGATTGACATGTTTTTTGAGAAAGTCACCGTCAATGATGATGATCAGGCTGTTCGGATCAACAGGCTCAATCTGTTGGGATGCATTCGCGCGGCCATGCAAGAAATTGCCGACTTTTCAAAGATAGAAGGTTGA
- the ppdK gene encoding pyruvate, phosphate dikinase, with protein MRKWVYSFGDEITEGNAGMRNLLGGKGANLAEMSSIGLPVPPGFTISTEVCTYYYDNDRQYPSSLADEVSTAISLIEKETGLRFADPDNPLLLSVRSGARASMPGMMDTVLNLGLNPDVVAGLAAKTSDKRFAWDSYRRFIQMYGDVVLEVDHGLFEDALENMKEARGFVDDVELSGDDLEMLVGEYLEIVKEETGSSFPIDPMDQLWGAISAVFGSWMNSRAITYRRLNNIPAEWGTAVNVQSMVFGNMGDDCATGVAFTRNPSTGENVFYGEFLVNAQGEDVVAGIRTPRNLTSAERLQSGNEQLSMEEQMPEVYAQLAEVRTLLESHYKDMQDLEFTIQTGKLYMLQTRSGKRTAQAALRMAVEMAEEGLISQEEAIMRIDAGSLDQLLHPTLDQDAEKTLLTRGLPASPGASSGEVVLTADRAEELAAAGHKVILVRLETSPEDIHGMHAATGILTARGGMTSHAAVVARGMGRSCVCGASEVRIDVDEGTVYIGSAQLKEGDLITLDGGTGEVFQGEVPTIMPELSGAFGTLINWADEVRRLGIRANAETPLDARTAREFGAEGIGLSRTEHMFFDADRIVAMREMIMATDIEGRKAALAKLLPMQRGDFAELFRIMEGLPVTIRLLDPPLHEFLPHSNDELEEVAKAAGVSVRVARERAIKLKETNPMLGHRGCRLAITYPEICAMQARAIFEAASLVQKEGGAPVTAEIMVPLAATAREVELCREIIDRTARNVEKESGISVEYMVGTMIELPRSCLVADEIAKEAAFFSFGTNDLTQTALGISRDDAGQFLREYAEADIYPIDPFVSMDREGVGTLVRIGVEKGKSVRPDIKLGICGEHGGDPASIDFCEEVGLDYVSCSPYRVPVARLAAAQAAIRMKSSA; from the coding sequence ATGAGAAAATGGGTCTATAGTTTTGGTGATGAAATAACCGAAGGAAATGCAGGGATGCGCAACCTTCTGGGTGGCAAGGGGGCAAATCTTGCCGAGATGAGCAGCATTGGCCTGCCTGTCCCACCCGGATTCACGATTTCTACCGAAGTTTGCACCTATTACTATGATAATGATCGGCAATATCCTTCCAGCCTTGCAGATGAGGTGAGCACGGCGATCAGCCTTATCGAGAAGGAAACAGGCCTAAGATTTGCCGATCCTGACAACCCGCTACTTCTCTCGGTGCGGTCGGGGGCCCGTGCCTCGATGCCCGGGATGATGGATACAGTTCTTAATCTCGGACTCAACCCTGACGTCGTTGCTGGTCTTGCCGCCAAAACCAGTGACAAGCGCTTTGCCTGGGATTCTTACCGTCGATTCATTCAGATGTATGGGGATGTTGTGCTTGAAGTCGATCATGGTCTTTTCGAGGATGCCCTTGAAAACATGAAAGAAGCCCGAGGTTTTGTCGATGATGTTGAATTAAGCGGGGATGACCTCGAAATGCTGGTAGGAGAGTATCTTGAAATCGTTAAAGAAGAAACAGGTTCCTCTTTTCCAATTGACCCTATGGATCAGCTCTGGGGGGCTATCAGTGCGGTATTCGGCAGCTGGATGAATTCACGTGCTATTACCTACCGTCGCCTAAATAACATTCCGGCGGAATGGGGTACTGCGGTGAATGTGCAGTCCATGGTGTTTGGCAATATGGGCGATGACTGCGCTACGGGCGTGGCCTTCACGCGCAATCCCTCGACCGGGGAAAATGTTTTTTATGGTGAGTTCCTTGTCAATGCCCAGGGAGAAGATGTTGTTGCAGGCATACGCACCCCTCGTAACCTGACCAGTGCCGAACGTCTTCAAAGCGGCAATGAACAGCTTTCAATGGAAGAGCAAATGCCGGAGGTATATGCGCAGCTTGCCGAGGTCCGGACGCTTCTTGAGAGCCATTACAAGGATATGCAGGATCTGGAATTCACCATCCAGACGGGCAAACTCTACATGCTCCAGACACGGAGCGGCAAGCGTACAGCGCAGGCGGCGCTCAGAATGGCAGTTGAAATGGCGGAGGAAGGATTGATCAGCCAGGAGGAGGCGATCATGCGTATTGATGCAGGCTCTCTTGATCAGCTACTTCATCCCACCCTTGATCAGGATGCTGAAAAGACATTGCTAACGCGCGGGCTACCTGCATCACCTGGCGCATCATCGGGTGAAGTTGTGCTGACAGCTGATCGTGCCGAAGAACTTGCAGCCGCAGGTCACAAGGTCATTCTGGTGCGACTTGAGACCAGTCCGGAGGATATCCATGGCATGCATGCGGCAACCGGTATCTTGACTGCCCGCGGCGGTATGACCAGCCATGCGGCAGTCGTTGCCCGCGGGATGGGCCGGTCATGTGTATGCGGGGCTAGCGAAGTCCGGATTGATGTAGACGAAGGTACTGTTTACATAGGCTCAGCGCAGTTGAAAGAAGGGGATTTGATCACCCTTGATGGCGGAACGGGTGAAGTGTTCCAAGGCGAAGTGCCGACAATCATGCCCGAACTTTCAGGTGCTTTCGGCACCCTGATCAACTGGGCTGATGAAGTTAGGCGACTTGGGATTCGCGCCAATGCCGAAACCCCGCTGGATGCCCGCACCGCGAGAGAGTTCGGCGCCGAGGGAATTGGTCTTTCCCGAACTGAACATATGTTCTTTGATGCCGATCGCATCGTAGCCATGCGAGAGATGATCATGGCAACCGATATCGAAGGCCGTAAAGCTGCGCTGGCAAAACTGTTGCCAATGCAACGGGGTGATTTTGCTGAACTCTTCCGGATTATGGAAGGGTTACCTGTTACAATACGTCTTCTTGATCCGCCCCTGCATGAGTTTCTCCCGCACAGTAACGACGAGCTTGAAGAAGTTGCCAAAGCTGCCGGGGTCAGTGTACGCGTTGCACGGGAGCGGGCCATAAAACTGAAGGAAACAAACCCCATGCTCGGGCATAGGGGTTGCCGACTTGCCATCACCTACCCGGAAATCTGCGCCATGCAGGCGCGCGCTATTTTTGAAGCGGCAAGCCTTGTGCAAAAGGAAGGCGGTGCCCCGGTCACAGCTGAAATCATGGTACCGCTTGCAGCAACCGCGCGTGAGGTTGAACTATGTCGGGAGATTATCGACCGTACTGCCCGTAATGTTGAAAAGGAATCAGGCATCTCGGTTGAATATATGGTTGGCACAATGATCGAACTGCCGCGCTCATGCCTTGTTGCAGACGAGATTGCCAAAGAAGCTGCATTCTTTTCTTTTGGCACCAACGATCTGACCCAGACTGCCCTCGGTATCAGTCGTGATGATGCCGGACAATTCCTTCGGGAATATGCCGAAGCAGACATCTATCCCATAGATCCGTTCGTTTCCATGGATAGGGAAGGTGTAGGCACGCTGGTTCGAATCGGGGTGGAAAAGGGAAAATCCGTTCGACCCGATATCAAGCTTGGTATTTGTGGAGAACATGGTGGGGATCCTGCCTCCATTGATTTCTGCGAAGAGGTCGGGCTTGATTACGTTTCCTGTTCACCCTACCGGGTACCTGTAGCAAGACTCGCCGCGGCCCAGGCTGCCATTCGGATGAAATCCAGCGCATAA
- a CDS encoding alpha/beta hydrolase family protein, with product MAESAPPAPGQYPAVVLSHGLFGMPVSHHRLAQELAQAGFIVIAPVHDDGPAVAQRYTRRTREISIALDRVLMDPLLNTHLDIYRIGGFGFSLGGASILAAAGGRIDFDLVRSHCRNALADPEFCDRGGIGTVPGVVPLVPDPRLKSVVLAAPIGVMFSELDAITADVWVIRAGQDKQLRFPFHAEHIRGLMTGPYRYSFEPEAHHYAFLSPFPAVLVDEIGAPARDPAGFDRRAFQRRINADIVAHFSETLIP from the coding sequence GTGGCAGAATCTGCGCCACCGGCACCCGGTCAGTACCCGGCAGTGGTGTTGTCGCATGGACTTTTCGGTATGCCTGTAAGTCACCATCGCCTGGCTCAAGAACTGGCGCAAGCCGGGTTTATCGTTATCGCTCCTGTTCATGATGATGGGCCTGCTGTTGCCCAGCGCTATACCAGAAGAACACGGGAGATATCTATTGCTCTTGATAGGGTGCTGATGGACCCGCTCCTCAATACTCACCTTGATATCTACCGCATTGGTGGTTTTGGGTTTTCGCTAGGTGGTGCAAGTATTCTTGCTGCTGCAGGTGGCCGGATTGATTTCGATCTTGTCAGGTCTCATTGCCGCAATGCCCTTGCGGATCCCGAATTTTGTGACAGAGGTGGGATTGGAACTGTTCCCGGAGTTGTGCCACTTGTCCCGGATCCAAGGTTGAAGTCGGTTGTGCTTGCCGCTCCCATAGGAGTTATGTTTTCAGAACTTGATGCCATTACGGCTGATGTCTGGGTTATCCGCGCCGGACAGGACAAACAGTTGCGTTTTCCTTTTCATGCTGAACATATTCGTGGGTTGATGACCGGGCCCTATCGCTACAGTTTTGAACCTGAGGCACATCATTATGCGTTTCTCTCACCTTTCCCGGCAGTTCTTGTCGATGAGATTGGGGCACCTGCCCGTGATCCGGCAGGTTTTGACCGGCGGGCGTTTCAGCGCCGTATAAATGCGGATATTGTGGCGCATTTCAGTGAAACACTCATCCCGTGA
- a CDS encoding Hsp20 family protein — translation MNTLDLTPVFRTAIGFDRMANLVDSMMAGNLDSQSNWPPYNIEKHGEDTYRISMAVAGFSEDQLDVTVHDQMLIIRGTQSDSENEGIQYLHRGIAGRNFERRFQLADFIEISTATMKDGLLHIELERVIPEAMKPRKISINGSGATKPKVISSKAG, via the coding sequence ATGAATACTCTTGATCTTACCCCTGTATTCCGGACTGCTATCGGTTTTGACCGAATGGCCAATCTTGTGGATAGCATGATGGCTGGAAATCTGGACAGCCAGTCTAACTGGCCTCCGTATAATATCGAAAAGCACGGCGAAGATACGTACCGAATTTCCATGGCCGTTGCTGGTTTCAGCGAAGACCAGCTTGACGTCACCGTTCATGATCAGATGCTGATCATCCGAGGCACGCAATCCGACAGTGAAAATGAGGGTATTCAATACCTCCATCGTGGCATCGCCGGACGTAACTTCGAACGCCGATTCCAGCTTGCAGATTTTATCGAAATCAGTACTGCCACAATGAAGGATGGATTGCTTCACATTGAACTGGAGCGCGTGATACCCGAAGCCATGAAGCCGCGCAAGATTTCCATCAACGGTAGCGGTGCAACCAAGCCGAAGGTAATCTCAAGCAAAGCAGGCTGA
- the rpmE gene encoding 50S ribosomal protein L31 codes for MKKDLHPEYHEITVVMTDGTEYKTRSTWGSEGDVLKLDIDPKSHPAWTGQHRILDSGGQVARFNKRFGNLGTKS; via the coding sequence ATGAAAAAAGATCTTCACCCGGAATACCACGAAATTACCGTGGTCATGACCGATGGTACCGAATACAAGACCCGCTCCACCTGGGGCAGTGAAGGGGATGTATTGAAGCTGGATATCGACCCGAAATCCCACCCGGCATGGACTGGCCAGCATCGTATTCTTGACAGCGGCGGTCAGGTTGCCCGCTTCAACAAGCGTTTTGGAAATCTGGGAACCAAAAGCTAA